One window from the genome of Ailuropoda melanoleuca isolate Jingjing chromosome 5, ASM200744v2, whole genome shotgun sequence encodes:
- the HDC gene encoding histidine decarboxylase isoform X2, with product MEPEEYRERGKEMVDYICQYLSTVRERRVTPDVRPGYLRAQLPESAPEEPDSWDSIFGDIERIIMPGVVHWQSPHMHAYYPALTSWPSLLGDMLADAINCLGFTWASSPVCTELEMHVMDWLAKMLGLPEHFLHHHPGSQGGGVLQSTVSESTLIALLAARKDKILEMKASEPGADESSLNARLIAYASDQAHSSVEKAGLISLVKMKFLPVDDNFSLRGEALQKAIKEDKERGLVPVFVCATLGTTGVCAFDCLSELGPICANEGLWLHIDAAYAGTAFLCPEFRGFLKGIEYADSFTFNPSKWMMVHFDCTGFWVKDKYKLQQTFSVNPIYLRHANSGKATDFMHWQIPLSRRFRSIKLWFVIRSFGVKNLQAHVRHGTEMAKYFESLVRNDPFFEIPAKRHLGLVVFRLKGPNCLTESVLKELAKAGHLFLIPATIQDKLIIRFTVTSQFTTREDILRDWNLIRDAATLILSQHCTSQPSPQIGNLIPPTTGPRALANGMSLQSANGAGYDPAQTRKIIKQPQPVGASPMKREDSCHLENLLDPLDDDCFSEEAPDVTKHKLSSFLFNYLSVQNKKKAVRSFSCNSMPVSAQKPLPTDGSVKNGGSSRARIFSRFPEEMMLLKKSAFKKLIKFYSVPSFPECSSQCGLQLPCCPLQAVV from the exons ATGGAGCCCGAGGAGTACCGGGAGAGAG GAAAAGAGATGGTGGATTACATCTGCCAGTATCTGAGCACCGTGCGGGAGCGGCGTGTGACACCGGATGTCCGGCCTGGTTACCTGCGAGCCCAGCTGCCTGAGAGCGCTCCCGAGGAACCTGACAGCTGGGACAGCATCTTTGGGGACATCGAGCGAATTATCATGCCTGGG GTGGTACACTGGCAAAGCCCCCACATGCACGCCTACTACCCAGCCCTCACCTCTTGGCCGTCGCTGCTGGGAGACATGCTGGCCGATGCCATCAACTGCTTGGGATTCACCTGG GCCTCCAGCCCTGTGTGCACGGAGCTGGAGATGCATGTCATGGACTGGCTGGCGAAAATGCTGGGACTCCCAGAGCACTTCCTGCACCACCACCCCGGCAGTCAGGGAGGAGGCGTCTTGCAG AGCACAGTCAGTGAGTCCACCTTGATTGCCTTGCTGGCAGCAAGAAAGGACAAAATCCTGGAAATGAAAGCGTCCGAACCCGGGGCTGATGAGTCCTCCCTGAACGCCCGGCTCATTGCCTATGCCTCTGACCAG GCTCACTCTTCAGTGGAAAAAGCTGGTTTGATTTCTCTGGTGAAGATGAAGTTTCTGCCTGTGGATGACAACTTCTCACTCCGAGGGGAGGCTCTTCAGAAAGCCATCAAGGAGGACAAGGAACGGGGCTTGGTGCCTGTTTTT gtGTGTGCAACACTGGGGACCACGGGGGTCTGTGCATTTGACTGCCTGTCAGAGCTGGGCCCCATCT GTGCCAATGAAGGGCTGTGGCTTCACATCGATGCTGCCTACGCAGGCACTGCCTTCCTGTGCCCTGAGTTCCGGGGGTTTCTGAAGGGCATCGAGTACGCCGATTCCTTCACCTTTAATCCTTCCAAGTGGATGATGGTGCACTTTGACTGTACTGGCTTCTG GGTCAAGGACAAGTACAAGCTGCAGCAGACCTTCAGTGTGAACCCCATCTACCTCAGGCATGCCAACTCAGGCAAGGCCACTGACTTCATG CACTGGCAGATCCCCCTGAGCCGGCGGTTTCGCTCTATCAAACTCTGGTTCGTGATTCGGTCCTTTGGCGTGAAGAATCTTCAAGCACATGTCAGACAT GGCACTGAAATGGCAAAATATTTTGAGTCTCTGGTCAGAAACGACCCTTTCTTTGAAATCCCTGCCAAGAGGCACCTTGGCCTGGTGGTTTTTCGTCTAAAG GGTCCTAATTGTCTCACAGAAAGTGTATTAAAAGAATTAGCTAAAGCCGGCCATCTCTTCCTCATACCGGCCACTATCCAGGACAAATTGATCATCCGTTTCACTGTGACATCCCAGTTCACCACCAGAGAGGATATCCTGAGAGACTGGAATCTCATTCGAGATGCTGCCACTCTCATCCTGAGTCAGCACTGTACTTCCCAACCTAGCCCTCAGATTGGGAACCTCATCCCTCCAACCACCGGCCCCAGAGCCTTGGCCAATGGCATGTCCCTTCAGTCTGCCAATGGGGCAGGCTATGACCCAGCCCAGACCAGGAAGATCATCAAGCAGCCTCAGCCTGTGGGAGCCAGTCCTATGAAAAGGGAAGACAGCTGCCATCTTGAAAACCTCCTGGACCCACTTGATGATGACTGCTTTTCAGAAGAGGCCCCAGATGTCACCAAGCACAAGCTGTCCTCCTTTCTGTTCAATTATTTGTCCGTGCAAAATAAGAAGAAGGCAGTGCGTTCCTTCAGTTGCAACAGCATGCCTGTGAGTGCTCAGAAGCCACTGCCCACGGATGGCTCTGTGAAGAATGGTGGCTCCTCCAGGGCCAGAATCTTTTCTAGGTTCCCAGAAGAGATGATGCTGCTAAAGAAAAGTGCCTTCAAAAAACTCATCAAGTTTTACAGCGTCCCGAGCTTTCCTGAATGTAGCTCTCAGTGTGGGCTCCAGTTGCCCTGTTGCCCTCTGCAGGCAGTGGTTTAG
- the HDC gene encoding histidine decarboxylase isoform X1: MFPFVFVVLLCVFSSLSSRKEMVDYICQYLSTVRERRVTPDVRPGYLRAQLPESAPEEPDSWDSIFGDIERIIMPGVVHWQSPHMHAYYPALTSWPSLLGDMLADAINCLGFTWASSPVCTELEMHVMDWLAKMLGLPEHFLHHHPGSQGGGVLQSTVSESTLIALLAARKDKILEMKASEPGADESSLNARLIAYASDQAHSSVEKAGLISLVKMKFLPVDDNFSLRGEALQKAIKEDKERGLVPVFVCATLGTTGVCAFDCLSELGPICANEGLWLHIDAAYAGTAFLCPEFRGFLKGIEYADSFTFNPSKWMMVHFDCTGFWVKDKYKLQQTFSVNPIYLRHANSGKATDFMHWQIPLSRRFRSIKLWFVIRSFGVKNLQAHVRHGTEMAKYFESLVRNDPFFEIPAKRHLGLVVFRLKGPNCLTESVLKELAKAGHLFLIPATIQDKLIIRFTVTSQFTTREDILRDWNLIRDAATLILSQHCTSQPSPQIGNLIPPTTGPRALANGMSLQSANGAGYDPAQTRKIIKQPQPVGASPMKREDSCHLENLLDPLDDDCFSEEAPDVTKHKLSSFLFNYLSVQNKKKAVRSFSCNSMPVSAQKPLPTDGSVKNGGSSRARIFSRFPEEMMLLKKSAFKKLIKFYSVPSFPECSSQCGLQLPCCPLQAVV; the protein is encoded by the exons ATGTTTCCGTTTGTATTCGTTgtgcttctctgtgttttctcatcGCTCTCCAGCA GAAAAGAGATGGTGGATTACATCTGCCAGTATCTGAGCACCGTGCGGGAGCGGCGTGTGACACCGGATGTCCGGCCTGGTTACCTGCGAGCCCAGCTGCCTGAGAGCGCTCCCGAGGAACCTGACAGCTGGGACAGCATCTTTGGGGACATCGAGCGAATTATCATGCCTGGG GTGGTACACTGGCAAAGCCCCCACATGCACGCCTACTACCCAGCCCTCACCTCTTGGCCGTCGCTGCTGGGAGACATGCTGGCCGATGCCATCAACTGCTTGGGATTCACCTGG GCCTCCAGCCCTGTGTGCACGGAGCTGGAGATGCATGTCATGGACTGGCTGGCGAAAATGCTGGGACTCCCAGAGCACTTCCTGCACCACCACCCCGGCAGTCAGGGAGGAGGCGTCTTGCAG AGCACAGTCAGTGAGTCCACCTTGATTGCCTTGCTGGCAGCAAGAAAGGACAAAATCCTGGAAATGAAAGCGTCCGAACCCGGGGCTGATGAGTCCTCCCTGAACGCCCGGCTCATTGCCTATGCCTCTGACCAG GCTCACTCTTCAGTGGAAAAAGCTGGTTTGATTTCTCTGGTGAAGATGAAGTTTCTGCCTGTGGATGACAACTTCTCACTCCGAGGGGAGGCTCTTCAGAAAGCCATCAAGGAGGACAAGGAACGGGGCTTGGTGCCTGTTTTT gtGTGTGCAACACTGGGGACCACGGGGGTCTGTGCATTTGACTGCCTGTCAGAGCTGGGCCCCATCT GTGCCAATGAAGGGCTGTGGCTTCACATCGATGCTGCCTACGCAGGCACTGCCTTCCTGTGCCCTGAGTTCCGGGGGTTTCTGAAGGGCATCGAGTACGCCGATTCCTTCACCTTTAATCCTTCCAAGTGGATGATGGTGCACTTTGACTGTACTGGCTTCTG GGTCAAGGACAAGTACAAGCTGCAGCAGACCTTCAGTGTGAACCCCATCTACCTCAGGCATGCCAACTCAGGCAAGGCCACTGACTTCATG CACTGGCAGATCCCCCTGAGCCGGCGGTTTCGCTCTATCAAACTCTGGTTCGTGATTCGGTCCTTTGGCGTGAAGAATCTTCAAGCACATGTCAGACAT GGCACTGAAATGGCAAAATATTTTGAGTCTCTGGTCAGAAACGACCCTTTCTTTGAAATCCCTGCCAAGAGGCACCTTGGCCTGGTGGTTTTTCGTCTAAAG GGTCCTAATTGTCTCACAGAAAGTGTATTAAAAGAATTAGCTAAAGCCGGCCATCTCTTCCTCATACCGGCCACTATCCAGGACAAATTGATCATCCGTTTCACTGTGACATCCCAGTTCACCACCAGAGAGGATATCCTGAGAGACTGGAATCTCATTCGAGATGCTGCCACTCTCATCCTGAGTCAGCACTGTACTTCCCAACCTAGCCCTCAGATTGGGAACCTCATCCCTCCAACCACCGGCCCCAGAGCCTTGGCCAATGGCATGTCCCTTCAGTCTGCCAATGGGGCAGGCTATGACCCAGCCCAGACCAGGAAGATCATCAAGCAGCCTCAGCCTGTGGGAGCCAGTCCTATGAAAAGGGAAGACAGCTGCCATCTTGAAAACCTCCTGGACCCACTTGATGATGACTGCTTTTCAGAAGAGGCCCCAGATGTCACCAAGCACAAGCTGTCCTCCTTTCTGTTCAATTATTTGTCCGTGCAAAATAAGAAGAAGGCAGTGCGTTCCTTCAGTTGCAACAGCATGCCTGTGAGTGCTCAGAAGCCACTGCCCACGGATGGCTCTGTGAAGAATGGTGGCTCCTCCAGGGCCAGAATCTTTTCTAGGTTCCCAGAAGAGATGATGCTGCTAAAGAAAAGTGCCTTCAAAAAACTCATCAAGTTTTACAGCGTCCCGAGCTTTCCTGAATGTAGCTCTCAGTGTGGGCTCCAGTTGCCCTGTTGCCCTCTGCAGGCAGTGGTTTAG